Proteins encoded within one genomic window of Humulus lupulus chromosome 1, drHumLupu1.1, whole genome shotgun sequence:
- the LOC133800346 gene encoding putative callose synthase 8 isoform X2: MTQIKAAIAIVRNVHGLPSAQDFQRHGEFIDLCDFLQYCFGFQEGNLANQREHLILLLANIHIRKANKQSILKLEDVVVDELMRKFLKNYKNWCKFLPKKKKYLVKYISIGHVILLSFMAYSYLCYIRKKKY, translated from the exons ATGACACAAATAAAGGCTGCAATTGCAATTGTTCGCAATGTCCATGGTTTACCTTCAGCCCAAGACTTTCAGAGGCATGGAGAATTCATTGACTTGTGTGATTTTCTTCAGTATTGCTTTGGATTCCAG GAAGGCAATCTTGCCAACCAGAGGGAACATCTGATTCTTCTCCTTGCCAATATTCACATTCGGAAAGCTAATAAGCAGTCTATCTTGAAG TTAGAAGATGTTGTTGTGGATGAGTTaatgaggaagttcctcaaaaattataaaaactgGTGTAAATTCCTgccaaaaaaaaagaaatatctgGTAAAATACATTTCCATTGGTCATGTGATTTTGTTATCCTTTATGGCGTACTCTTATTTATGCTAcattagaaagaaaaaatattaa
- the LOC133800346 gene encoding putative callose synthase 8 isoform X1 → MTQIKAAIAIVRNVHGLPSAQDFQRHGEFIDLCDFLQYCFGFQNVFSNQEGNLANQREHLILLLANIHIRKANKQSILKLEDVVVDELMRKFLKNYKNWCKFLPKKKKYLVKYISIGHVILLSFMAYSYLCYIRKKKY, encoded by the exons ATGACACAAATAAAGGCTGCAATTGCAATTGTTCGCAATGTCCATGGTTTACCTTCAGCCCAAGACTTTCAGAGGCATGGAGAATTCATTGACTTGTGTGATTTTCTTCAGTATTGCTTTGGATTCCAG AATGTGTTTTCTAACCAGGAAGGCAATCTTGCCAACCAGAGGGAACATCTGATTCTTCTCCTTGCCAATATTCACATTCGGAAAGCTAATAAGCAGTCTATCTTGAAG TTAGAAGATGTTGTTGTGGATGAGTTaatgaggaagttcctcaaaaattataaaaactgGTGTAAATTCCTgccaaaaaaaaagaaatatctgGTAAAATACATTTCCATTGGTCATGTGATTTTGTTATCCTTTATGGCGTACTCTTATTTATGCTAcattagaaagaaaaaatattaa
- the LOC133800346 gene encoding putative callose synthase 8 isoform X3, which produces MLYFSPFMPAYGGPESFLNNVVAPIYTVIQEEAMKSKNGTTDHSIWRNYDDLNEYFWSPYCFQIGWLMRLVHNFFCTKLPRDKEALESSKAKEIRGIRRRRGRRRGRGRRIWGRDD; this is translated from the exons atgttatatttttcacCAT TCATGCCAGCATATGGTGGACCAGAGTCTTTCCTTAACAACGTAGTTGCCCCCATATACACAGTTATACAAGAG GAAGCCATGAAAAGTAAAAATGGGACAACTGACCATTCAATTTGGAGAAACTATGACGATCTCAATGAGTATTTTTG GTCTCCTTATTGTTTCCAAATAGGATGGTTGATGCGTCTGGTCCACAATTTCTTCTGTACTAAATTACCCAGAGATAAGGAGGCTTTAGAATCAAGTAAAGCTAAAGAGATAAGAGGAATAAGACGAAGAAGAGGACGAAGAAGAGGACGAGGACGAAGAATTTGGG GTAGAGATGACTAG